A genome region from Flavobacterium sp. CFS9 includes the following:
- a CDS encoding thioesterase II family protein, whose product MYSIQKIQIFLLHFAGGSCYSFDFLKNYIQNSFEYHALELPGRGKRNLERHLHKKTDAIDDYVSQIKRLRNTNQPYIIYGHSMGATLGLSVAKKMEEQLDPPHILIVSGNPGPGASYNDKVRHSLGDSEFKEELRSLGGVPEEILEDEDLYNYFSPIMRADFEILEKNKLSEVGLVINTPIFAVMGDQEETAKDIQNWELYTSGKFDYQVLPGNHFFIHSQVKTLAKIISECAAYSAVCT is encoded by the coding sequence ATGTATTCAATTCAGAAAATACAGATATTTTTACTGCATTTTGCAGGAGGAAGTTGCTACTCTTTTGATTTCCTGAAGAACTATATTCAGAATAGTTTTGAATATCATGCCTTAGAACTTCCGGGCAGAGGAAAAAGAAATCTCGAAAGACATCTTCATAAAAAAACAGATGCCATAGACGATTATGTGTCACAAATTAAAAGATTGAGAAACACTAACCAACCCTATATTATCTATGGTCATAGTATGGGGGCAACTTTAGGATTGTCGGTTGCAAAAAAAATGGAAGAGCAGCTGGATCCGCCCCATATATTAATTGTTTCGGGTAACCCGGGGCCAGGTGCTTCTTATAATGATAAAGTGAGACATTCCTTAGGCGATTCTGAATTTAAAGAAGAGTTGAGATCCCTGGGAGGAGTTCCGGAGGAAATACTCGAAGATGAAGATCTCTACAATTATTTCAGTCCTATCATGAGAGCCGATTTTGAAATTTTGGAAAAAAACAAACTTTCCGAAGTAGGTCTTGTAATTAATACTCCAATTTTTGCCGTGATGGGAGATCAGGAAGAAACGGCCAAAGACATTCAGAACTGGGAACTATATACCAGTGGAAAATTTGACTATCAGGTACTGCCCGGAAATCATTTCTTTATTCACAGTCAGGTAAAAACATTGGCGAAAATTATTAGTGAATGCGCTGCTTATTCAGCAGTGTGTACCTAA
- a CDS encoding cyclic peptide export ABC transporter, whose protein sequence is MKNNISEISDFKLIPLRPLIGYSLLAIVSGLSGFAFITIINKIISNSITSTETVSMQNYLYLFAGTIAVFFVSRRWLSEGIIRLSQKIYWDIRKDVIKLILKAPYRKLQEYKEEVYTTLATDVNHISNASLMIITFFSSIILILACLVYMAFLSLKLFAVSLAVIAVGVCIYTLRAKTSNRQIKEVRELEKVFIGIFNSILNGAKEININSDKGTQIYDQKVMKIATTGEEKYVTALLKYLNSEIISQLLFYSLITFILVFAGSVFQTPTAIKINFIFVLLYLMGPIVSVMSIIPVMNRALVSLKKMEKLKKELTELEKLKEVDDKEEYKDFSNLKIRNYAFSFGENQFSVGPINFDIKRNEIVFVYGGNGEGKTTFINTVLNLYDLDNGEAYIDGELVPLKELEKIKNLFAPVFSDFYLFDEFYGITNVDYDKINKYLKLFELEGKVHIKDGYFSTTHLSTGQRKRIALINTLLEDRPIIVLDEWAADQDPHFRHKFYTEIIATLVRDEDKTIIAITHDDKYYNTADTLLKMEYGKLEKTNISELAEIF, encoded by the coding sequence ATGAAAAACAATATATCAGAAATTAGCGACTTTAAACTCATACCTTTAAGACCCTTGATAGGATACTCTTTACTGGCTATAGTTTCAGGATTGTCGGGATTTGCATTTATCACCATAATTAATAAAATTATAAGCAACTCTATAACCTCAACCGAAACAGTATCCATGCAAAATTATCTGTACCTTTTTGCAGGAACTATTGCTGTATTTTTTGTTTCGCGCAGATGGTTATCAGAAGGCATTATTCGATTGTCTCAAAAAATATACTGGGACATTAGAAAAGATGTAATAAAATTAATTCTTAAAGCACCTTACAGAAAACTTCAGGAATACAAAGAGGAAGTATATACGACATTGGCGACAGACGTAAATCATATTTCAAATGCTTCCTTAATGATTATTACCTTTTTTTCTTCGATTATTTTAATACTCGCCTGTTTGGTTTATATGGCATTTTTGTCTTTAAAACTATTCGCAGTCAGTCTTGCTGTTATTGCAGTAGGAGTATGCATATATACGCTGAGGGCAAAAACCAGTAATCGACAAATAAAAGAAGTAAGGGAGCTGGAAAAAGTCTTTATCGGAATTTTTAACAGCATTCTGAACGGAGCCAAAGAAATTAACATCAATAGCGATAAAGGAACTCAGATTTACGATCAGAAAGTAATGAAAATTGCCACAACCGGCGAAGAAAAATATGTTACGGCACTTTTAAAGTATCTAAATAGCGAGATAATAAGTCAGTTATTATTTTATAGCCTCATTACATTTATTCTGGTGTTTGCTGGATCAGTTTTTCAAACGCCTACAGCAATCAAAATAAACTTCATTTTTGTTTTATTGTATTTAATGGGACCTATTGTAAGTGTAATGTCAATTATTCCGGTAATGAACAGAGCTTTGGTATCCCTGAAAAAAATGGAAAAGCTAAAAAAAGAACTTACCGAACTTGAAAAATTGAAAGAGGTTGATGATAAAGAAGAATACAAAGATTTTTCAAATTTAAAAATACGAAACTATGCCTTTTCTTTTGGAGAAAATCAATTCTCAGTCGGGCCAATTAACTTCGACATTAAAAGAAACGAGATTGTCTTTGTATACGGAGGAAACGGAGAAGGAAAAACAACTTTTATTAACACTGTCTTAAATCTCTACGATTTAGATAATGGAGAAGCTTATATCGACGGGGAATTAGTTCCGCTAAAAGAATTAGAGAAAATAAAAAACCTTTTTGCTCCTGTTTTTAGTGATTTTTATTTGTTTGATGAATTCTACGGAATAACAAATGTGGATTATGATAAAATAAATAAATATTTGAAATTGTTTGAGTTAGAAGGAAAAGTGCACATAAAAGACGGTTATTTTTCGACCACTCACTTGTCTACCGGACAACGCAAACGAATCGCTTTAATCAATACACTTTTAGAAGACAGACCTATAATTGTACTGGACGAGTGGGCTGCAGATCAGGATCCGCATTTCAGACATAAATTTTATACCGAAATTATTGCCACACTGGTTCGCGATGAAGATAAAACAATCATAGCCATCACACACGATGACAAATATTACAATACTGCAGATACTTTACTTAAAATGGAGTATGGTAAATTAGAAAAAACAAACATTTCTGAACTTGCCGAAATCTTTTAG